AACCCAGTAAATCCGAACAACGTTTGCGCCCTACGTATTACCGCGGCTGCTGGCACGTAGTTAGCCGGCGCTTCCTCTGGAGGTACCTTCAACTCCTGCGGGTATTAACCGCAGATATTTATTCCCTCCTGACAGAGCTTTACGACCACTAGGGCCTTCATCGCTCACGCGGCGTCGCTCGGTCAGACTTTCGTCCATTGCCGAAGCTTCTCGACTGCTGCCTCCCGTAGGAGTCTGGGCCGTATCTCAGTCCCAGTGAGGCCGGACACCCTCTCAGGCCGGCTACCCATCGTCGCCTTGGTAGGCCATTACCCCACCAACTAACTAATGGGACGCGGGACCATCCTCCAGTGACAGCTTGCGAGCAGAGGCCATCTTTCACCCGGGTACCATGCGATGCCCGGGTCGTATGCGGTATTAGCACCTCGTTAGAGGTGTTGTCCCCCGCTGAAGGGTAGGTTTCCCACGCGTTACTCTCCCGTTCGCCACTTTACTCACTTCCCGAAGGAAGCTTTCTCGTTCGACTTGCATGCCTAAACCACGCCGCCAACGTTCGTTCTGAGCCAGGATCAAACTCTCCGTTGTTAAAATATCAACAACAGGAATAATCCTGTTTCTTATCTTCGCAAGAATCGCGCAGTTCCGGCCAAACCGGTCCCACGCGAACTCTCGGATCGCGGGAATTTCTCGTACGCTATTCCGTTGTCAAAGAGCCGTGCCCGTCGACGCCACGCCGGCCGGGTTGCCCATTTCTGGGCCGACTGTACAATCTATCTCACTGCCTCGCAACTGTCAAGACTTTTCCGAAAAACAGTCCTGGCAACCCGAGGCGAAACCATCGTTGCCCTGTGCGGGCAACCTGCGTTGCTCAGCATGTTTAGACGCATGGGCAACGGGCGGGCTATCTAAGCTCATGCCCCCCGGATGTCAACCAGAAAAAAGGAAATAACGGAGATAAACCACCTCGTCGGTGTTCACGCACACGACTACCCTATTCTGTTGCTCTCGGAAAACCCTTGCGCTACCTTGGCCGGGCCATGAGAAACATCTTCATAAGAGAGATCCCCCCCTCGCGAATCCGTACTTTCCTGGTCATCACGGCCGGAGTCCTGCTGCTCGCCATCGGCGCCGGACTCTATACGGTGCAACGACTCTCCCGGGATCTCCCCTCGCTGGCCCGTATCAGGAACATCGAGCCGGCGCGCAAGACGCTCATCATGGCGGCCAACGGCGACACCATCCACGAGTTCTTCGTGGAGAACAGGACAGTCGTCCCGCTGGACCGTATGCCGCGCAGGCTGCTCGAAGCCGTCGTGGCCGTCGAGGACCGGCGCTTCTACCAGCACTACGGCTTCGACCTGCGCCGCTTCGTGAAGATCCTCTGGATCAACCTGACATCCACGTCCAGCCCCGGCGCCAGCACCATCACACAGCAACTCGCGCGCAACACGTTTCTCACGCTCGACAAGACGATATCCCGCAAGATCAAGGAGATGATTCTCGCGCTGCAGATCGAACAGACCTACAGCAAGGACGAAATCCTCGCCATGTACCTCAACGAGATCTACATGGGCAGCGGAGCCTACGGCATGCAGGCGGCAGCACGCACCTACTACGGCAAGAACCTGTGGGAGATCGGAGACGCCGAAGCGACCCTGCTCGCCGGCGTTCTGCAGCTTCCCGAGGTCTACTCGCCAAAGCGGCATCTGGACCGCGCCTACCGTCGTCGCGCCGTCGTCCTCGAATCGATGATCGCTGCCGGCTACATCGGACGCGAGGAGGCCCTCGCCATCAGAGAGACGGAGGTCCTCGTCTCGGGCCCTCCGGAGGATGCCGACGCCCCCGGCTTCGCCGCCTACTTCGTCGAGGAAATACGCAAGCGTCTCGAGGACAGATACGGTTACGAGGGTCTCTACAACAAGGGTCTGCGGGTGACCACCACGCTAGTGCCCGAATACCAGCGCTGGATGGAGAACGCGTCGGAGAACCATCTCCAGGCCATGGAGCTGGAGAACGAGTATCCCTTCACCAAGGCGATGTACGATAGTCTGGTCGCGGCGGGTGAAACGCCGGAGGGCATCGGCTACCTGCTCTCCGCGTCCGTGCTGATGGATGCAAGGACCGGTGCCATCCTGGGACTCGTCGGCGGGCGGGACTACAGGGACTCCAAATGGAATCTCGCCACGCAGGCCACCCGCCAACCCGGCTCGATCTTCAAACCGGTGATCTATCTCACGGCCCTGAACCACGGCTACGTGCCGTGCTCGATCCTGATGGACACGCCCGTGCTGATCGACACGGGCGTAAGCCTCTGGCGGCCACGGAACTTCAACAACCGCTTCATCGGCCCGGTGACGCTCAGATACGCCCTCAGCCATTCCAAGAACGTTGTCACCGCGAAGCTGATCAACGACTTCGGCGTGGCGCCCGTGCTCGACACCGCGGCCCAGATCGGCATCACCAGCGATCTGCCTCCCGTTCACGCCCTGGCCCTGGGAGCCGGTGAGGTGAACTTGCTGGAGATGGTGGCCGCCTACGGCGCCTTCGGCAACCACGGCGTGCACGTCGATCCCTACTTCATAACGCGCGTGGAGACGGAGAGCGGCGAGATCCTCGAGGAGGCGCACATCAGCCAACGCGAGGTGCTCGACCCCGCACAGGCCTACCTGATGAGCGATCTCATGCAGTCCACCTTCGCTCCCGGCGGCACGGCGGTGAGCGCCCGCAGACTGGGGTTCACCAAGACGGCGGCCGGCAAGACGGGCACCTACAACAAGTATACCGATGCCTGGTTCGTGGGCTTCACGCCGACCTTCGTGGCCGGTGTCTGGGTGGGCTTCGACGAGAAGATCAACATGGGCCACAAAGCCACCGGCGCCCACATGGCCCTGCCCATCTGGGTCGGCTTCATGAAGGAAGTGACGAGGGACCGACCGGACGAGCCGTTCGTGCGTCCCGCCGGGATCGTGGAAAAGCACGTGTGCCTGCGCTCAGGAATGCTGGCCACCACGCGCTGCGACTCGACGGCCCTGGAGGTATTCCTGGCCGACAACTTTCCCCAGCGCGCCTGCGACATGCACGGTGGACCCCTGCAGGATTTCGACGGCTTCCAGAAGGACTTCAGCACCCTCGATGACGAGGAAGAATTCTAGCAGGCGGACGGTGAGCCGGACGAACCGGTCATCCTGCCCAATACCAGCTCCGGCAGGTCCGATCGCTGGTCGGCGATCGTGACGGCGCCGGACACGTGGACCGCGGCCCTGGCCGCCGCCGCTGCGTCCCGGCTGCGGATCCAGGCCAGCGGCTGATCCTCCTCGACCCTGTCTCCCCGCTTGACGACGAAGTCGATGCCCGCGCTCAGGTCGAGCTCGTCCTCCACGCGCAGGCGGGCGCCGCCGATCTCGGCCAGGGCGTCGCCGAATTCGCGGCAGGCTATCTCGCCCACCCAGCCCTGCCGCGGCGCCGCCACGGCCAGGACGCGCGGCGCGACGTCCAGCCCGAAGTCCTCGGCCTCGGGGTCCAGGCGGCCGCCCTGGGCCGAGACCCAGGCCTCCATCATCGCGAAGGCCTCGCCCTCGTCCCAGGCCCCGCGGACCCTGTCCAGGGCCGAGGCGCGATCCGGCGCCTGGCCGGCGGTGAGCACCATCTCGGCGACGAGCTCCTCGGTCAGCCGGACGAGGTCGGGCGGCGCCTCCGCGCGCGCGCCGGGGCGCAGGGCGGCGAAAGCTTCGCGTGTCTCGTTGGCGTGCCCGACGGCGATGCCAAGGGGTTGCGACATGTCCGAGAAGATCACGGCCATGCGCCGGTGCCAGGCCTTGCCGATCCGCACGAGCGATTCCGCCAGCGCGCGCGCGTCGTCCATACCGGTCATGAAGGCACCGGAGCCGACCTTGAGATCGATCACGATGGTCTCCGGCCCGGCCGCCAGCTTCTTGCTCATGATGCTGGCGGTGATCAGGGGGATGCAATCGACGGTGCCGGTCACGTCGCGCAGGGCATAGATGCGGCCGTCGGCGGGAGCGATGCCGGGGCCCTGGCCGATGATCGCGCAGCCGACATCGCCCACCAGGCCGATGAACTCGTCGTTGTCCAGATTGATGCGATAGCCGGGGATGGCCTCCAGCTTGTCGAGCGTGCCGCCGGTATGTCCGAGTCCGCGCCCCGAGAGCATGGGCACCTTCAGACCGCATGCCGCCCCCAGCGGGGCCAGCAGGAGACTCACCTTGTCGCCCAGACCGCCGGTGCTGTGCTTGTCGGCCGTGGGCGACAGGGCACCCAGGTCGAGCTGCTCGCCGGAGCGCAGCATGGCGCCCGTCAGGGCCGTGACCTCCTCCGGATCCATCCCCCGGAACCAGATGGCCATGAGCAGGGCCGCCATCTGGTAGCGCGAAACGTCGCCCACGGTGAAACCGGCGACAACGTCTTCGATCTCGGCGACGGTCAAGGCGCCGCCGAGCTTCTTGCGCTCGATCAGACGGACGACGTTCATCTCTCATCTCCGCGATCGAAGGTGACGAAGGGGCGCGGCAGCAGATCGCGCAGATCGTGTTCCTCGACGGCGTCCTCCCTCCCCGCCAGGTAGATCTTGAGGTCGGACCCGAATTCAACCAGCACCTGACGACAGGCGCCGCACGGCGGCGTCGGCTCGGCCGTGCCGGTGGCCACCGCGCACGCGGTGAAGGCGGTACAGCCCTCGGACACCGCCTTGAAGACCGCCGTGCGCTCGGCACAGATGGACAGGCCGAAGCTTGCGTTCTCGACATTCGTGCCGGTATAGACGCGTCCATCTTCGCCCAGCAGGGCGGCGCCCACGCTGAAGCCGGAATACGGGGAGTGGCTGCGCAGCATGGCCGCACGCGCGGCCGCGACCAGGGCATCACGGTTCACATCCATCACTCCTCCTCAGCCGGTTGCAATGCCGCGAGAAAACTCGTGCCGAGCTCCGGCGCGGGCAGCCCGAAATATTCCGCCAGGGTCGCCCCCAGGTCCGCGAACGTTTCCCTCACGCCGAGGTCGCGGCCCGGGCCGCTTCCGCCCAGCTTGGCCAGCAGCGGCACGTACTCGCGCGAATGATCGGTGCTGGGCGTGGTGGGATCGTTGCCGTGATCGGCCGTCATCAACAGCAGATCCCCGTCGCGCAGACCGTCCAGGAATCCCGACAGCCAGCCGTCGAAAGACTCCAGGTCCCGGGCCATGCCCGCGGGGTCGTTGCGATGTCCCCAGAGCATGTCGAAATCCACCAGGTTCAGGAGATACAGGGCGGAGGCGTCGGCGGCGGCTTCATAGAGTCCCGCCAGGGCCTTCATCCCCGCCGCGTTGGACTTCGACACGATCTTCTCGCTGATGCCGGCACCCGCGTAGAGGTCGGCGATCTTGCCC
Above is a genomic segment from bacterium containing:
- a CDS encoding thymidine phosphorylase; protein product: MNVVRLIERKKLGGALTVAEIEDVVAGFTVGDVSRYQMAALLMAIWFRGMDPEEVTALTGAMLRSGEQLDLGALSPTADKHSTGGLGDKVSLLLAPLGAACGLKVPMLSGRGLGHTGGTLDKLEAIPGYRINLDNDEFIGLVGDVGCAIIGQGPGIAPADGRIYALRDVTGTVDCIPLITASIMSKKLAAGPETIVIDLKVGSGAFMTGMDDARALAESLVRIGKAWHRRMAVIFSDMSQPLGIAVGHANETREAFAALRPGARAEAPPDLVRLTEELVAEMVLTAGQAPDRASALDRVRGAWDEGEAFAMMEAWVSAQGGRLDPEAEDFGLDVAPRVLAVAAPRQGWVGEIACREFGDALAEIGGARLRVEDELDLSAGIDFVVKRGDRVEEDQPLAWIRSRDAAAAARAAVHVSGAVTIADQRSDLPELVLGRMTGSSGSPSAC
- the cdd gene encoding cytidine deaminase, whose amino-acid sequence is MDVNRDALVAAARAAMLRSHSPYSGFSVGAALLGEDGRVYTGTNVENASFGLSICAERTAVFKAVSEGCTAFTACAVATGTAEPTPPCGACRQVLVEFGSDLKIYLAGREDAVEEHDLRDLLPRPFVTFDRGDER
- a CDS encoding PBP1A family penicillin-binding protein, with the translated sequence MRNIFIREIPPSRIRTFLVITAGVLLLAIGAGLYTVQRLSRDLPSLARIRNIEPARKTLIMAANGDTIHEFFVENRTVVPLDRMPRRLLEAVVAVEDRRFYQHYGFDLRRFVKILWINLTSTSSPGASTITQQLARNTFLTLDKTISRKIKEMILALQIEQTYSKDEILAMYLNEIYMGSGAYGMQAAARTYYGKNLWEIGDAEATLLAGVLQLPEVYSPKRHLDRAYRRRAVVLESMIAAGYIGREEALAIRETEVLVSGPPEDADAPGFAAYFVEEIRKRLEDRYGYEGLYNKGLRVTTTLVPEYQRWMENASENHLQAMELENEYPFTKAMYDSLVAAGETPEGIGYLLSASVLMDARTGAILGLVGGRDYRDSKWNLATQATRQPGSIFKPVIYLTALNHGYVPCSILMDTPVLIDTGVSLWRPRNFNNRFIGPVTLRYALSHSKNVVTAKLINDFGVAPVLDTAAQIGITSDLPPVHALALGAGEVNLLEMVAAYGAFGNHGVHVDPYFITRVETESGEILEEAHISQREVLDPAQAYLMSDLMQSTFAPGGTAVSARRLGFTKTAAGKTGTYNKYTDAWFVGFTPTFVAGVWVGFDEKINMGHKATGAHMALPIWVGFMKEVTRDRPDEPFVRPAGIVEKHVCLRSGMLATTRCDSTALEVFLADNFPQRACDMHGGPLQDFDGFQKDFSTLDDEEEF